In the genome of Alphaproteobacteria bacterium, the window GGCGACCGACGCCATGCTGGACCGGGTCGAGGGCGCCTTCGCCTTCGGCATTCTCTTCGCGGGTGAGGACGATCTTCTGGTAGGCGCGCGTCGCGGCAGCCCGCTTGCCGTCGGTTTTGGCGATGGCGAGATGTATCTCGGCTCCGATGCCATGGCGCTGGCGCCGCTTACCCGCCGCATTCTCTATCTCGAGGAGGGAGACTGGGTGGTGCTGCGGCGCGACAGCGCGCGTGTGCACGATGTCACAGGTGCCGAGGTCGAGAGACCGGTTCGAGAGACGGCGCTGACAGGCGCCGCTATTGGCAAGGGCGAGCATCGTCATTTCATGCACAAGGAGATCCACGAACAGCCCGGCGTCATCGGCGATACGGTGCACAGCTACTACAATCCTTCGGAGGGGCGCGTCGTGCTGCCGCCGTTGTCGGCCGATCTCGCCGCGGTCGAGCGCCTGACTATCATCGCCTGTGGCACATCATTTTATGCAGCACAGGTGGCACGCTACTGGTTTGAACGTTTTGCCAGACTACCCGTGGATATCGATATCGCCTCCGAGTTCCGCTATCGCCACCCCCCATTGAATTCCGGCGGTCTCGGCCTGTTCATTTCGCAGTCGGGAGAGACGGCGGATACGCTAGCTGCTCTGCGCCATGCCAAGACGCAGGGACAGCCGACCTTGGCGCTTGTCAACGTACCAGAATCTAGCATGGCGCGTGAGGCAGATGCAGTGTTACAGACCCTGGCAGGGCCCGAAATTGGAGTGGCCTCGACCAAGGCGTTTACGACTCAACTCGCCTCGCTCGCTTGTCTTGCCATCGCCTGCGGGCGCGCCCGCGGGATGGTCAGCTGCGAAGATGAGTTGCGGCTCGCTGGTGCGCTCGCCGAGGTGCCGGCGCGGGCGGCAGAGGTGCTGAGCCACGACGAGCGCTTGCGTCAGATCGCCGAGAGCATCCATCAGGTGCGCGACGTGCTTTATATTGGCCGCGGCACCTCCTTTGCCATCGCCCTTGAAGGTGCGTTGAAGCTCAAGGAGATCTCCTATATCCACGCCGAAGCCTATGCCGCAGGGGAGCTTAAGCACGGCCCCATCGCCCTGATTGACGACGGCATGCCGGTGATCGTCATCGCGCCCTCGGATGCGTTGTTCGAGAAAACCGC includes:
- the glmS gene encoding glutamine--fructose-6-phosphate transaminase (isomerizing) is translated as MCGIIGAVGTAEATPLLLDGLRRLEYRGYDSAGVATLVDGHIERRRAEGKLTNLVAEIEMAPLAGTIGIGHTRWATHGAPNTGNAHPHASARVAVVHNGIIENFQALRKELVAAGHTFDTDTDTEVVVHLLTSALDSGASPEEATDAMLDRVEGAFAFGILFAGEDDLLVGARRGSPLAVGFGDGEMYLGSDAMALAPLTRRILYLEEGDWVVLRRDSARVHDVTGAEVERPVRETALTGAAIGKGEHRHFMHKEIHEQPGVIGDTVHSYYNPSEGRVVLPPLSADLAAVERLTIIACGTSFYAAQVARYWFERFARLPVDIDIASEFRYRHPPLNSGGLGLFISQSGETADTLAALRHAKTQGQPTLALVNVPESSMAREADAVLQTLAGPEIGVASTKAFTTQLASLACLAIACGRARGMVSCEDELRLAGALAEVPARAAEVLSHDERLRQIAESIHQVRDVLYIGRGTSFAIALEGALKLKEISYIHAEAYAAGELKHGPIALIDDGMPVIVIAPSDALFEKTASNVEEVAARGGRVILISDEAGCARLAERVSDSVALPEVDPLVAPILYAIPVQLLAYHVAVFKGTDIDQPRNLAKSVTVE